In Desulfosporosinus sp. Sb-LF, the DNA window AACCATTAGATTCAAGAACATTTTTAATAAACGGATGCAAATCCTCTAACTTTTTGTGTATTCGTTTAGTCCTGAGTAAAAGTACGGCCCTATAAGAAAAAATTCCCCCGAACTATCAGTTTGAGGGAACATATTTTATCTTTACTAATCACTACATTTTCAGCATTCTTTTCAAGATTTTACCCGAGCTGTTTTTGGGAAGCTCAGATACAAATTCAATTTTTCGAGGTATTTTATAACCGGCAAGATGTTCTTTCAAATACCCAAGTACTTCCTTCGAAGTGCATTCTTCATTATCTTTAAGAACAATAAATGCTTTCACAGACTCGCCACGCAATTTGTCCGTAATTCCGACGACCGCGGCCTCTTTCACCTTCGAATATTGATATATAACTTCCTCAACTTCCCTAGGATATACATTCAAGCCACCAGCAATGATCAAATCTTTTTTCCTGTCTACAATATAAATATATCCATCTTCATCTTTCTTCGCAAGATCCCCGGTATACAGCCAACCATTCTTCAATGCCTCTTCTGTTTCTTTCTCCTTTTTGAAGTATCCTAACATTACATTGTCACCGAGGGTTATCAGTTCACCGACATCACCAGCCGGTAGTTCCATATCGCTATCATCAACAATCTTGCATTCAACACCACTAAGAGGCAGACCTATAGAGCCTGCCTTCTGTATTCCATCCAAAGGATTAAAGCTTACTACAGGGGACGCTTCTGTCAAACCGTATCCCTCAACAACTGGGAGCTTCAGAATATCTTTGGCCTGTCTTAGTACTTCTACAGGCAGTGCTGCTCCCCCGGAAATTGCTAAGCGAAGTTTAGGGAAAGTAACGGTATTCTTGCAGGCCTCTAACAATAATACATACATAGTTGGAACTCCCGCAAAAACAGTAACTTCATCATTTAATAAAGATTCTATGACTTCTTTTGGATGAAACTTCTCTAATATCGTAACTGTTGCACCGCTCCATAAAGGGTTAAGAACACAGACAGTAAATCCAAAAACATGGAACATCGGAAGCACGCAAAAATAGTTATCATTTACTGTTCCACCAAACGCAATCCGTGACTGTTCAGCATTTGTAACTAGATTTTTATGGGTAAGCATTGCGGCCTTTGGTTTTCCTGTAGTACCGGAGGTATATAAAAACGTGGATACGGCATTCTCATCTGTAAAATCCTCAACTACTTCAACCGAGATTTCAGAAATAGTTCTCTGAAACTCCTGATTCAGAACAATAATCTTAATATTCAAAAGCTCTTGGAGCGATTCTTTGCTATGCTTTATTGTTTGAAGAATTGTAGGGTGCATAATCATAAAGCTAGCTCCGGAATCGTTAACCAAATATGTAATTTCATCCATGGTAAGCTGTAGATTCACCGGAACAATAATTGCTCCATTTTTTACCACGCCCAAATAGGAAAAGATAAATTCAGGTGAGTTCGGGCAACTCAGTAGTACTCTTTCTTCACCCTTCACTCCCAGTTTCAATAATAGACTTGAATACTGACTAACTGTTTTATCAAGCTGTTCATAGGTGATACTATTTCCTTTGAATTTTATTGCGATAGAATCGGGATTATATTCTTTCTTATAAATGTTTCCTAACATAATGACCCCCATAATATACTAGAATTTAATAAATTTAATAAAAAAAAATACAAATATAGCAAATCGTATTATACTATACATCGCTTCGTATTAATACGAAATTGTAAATACTTTGTTTAAATCAAAATTCTGCGACCCACATACAAAATAATGCCCTCGGGCTAGGCATACGACGCACGTAACCTCAATTGGTTGGAAAACATATTACAAAGAATAAATCCCGCATTTCTCAATGCTCTAACTGTGTTTTCTTTACAGGAGAACTACTGTCTTGACGTGCTGCGTTCACGGGTACTGTCCAAAAAAATTGGCCCATGCTACATTTTCGAGTTCAACATATTGATGAATAGCCCCATTTTCTCCGACTCCAAAATGGGAACTAACCTTACTTTCTGGATTGGTAAACCAAGCATCGGTCCCTGTTAAGGTTCCGCTCATGATATGGTTAACAATAGCAAGGGTTCTGTAGCCTTTTGAGCTACTAAAGTTCGGCGACCCCTTCCATACAATCGTAGGTTTATCCATTTCCGTCCTCCTCTTCTACTCATAATAGGACTCAGTTATAAGAAGGTCATTGCCTAGTCTGCTAGTCTTTTAATCAATCCATTAAATCCGCCCAGCCTACCCCAACAACCCCCACAATCCGTCTAGCCCAAGTCGGGCTCATCGGGCGTTTTCCCCGCTCC includes these proteins:
- a CDS encoding long-chain fatty acid--CoA ligase; amino-acid sequence: MLGNIYKKEYNPDSIAIKFKGNSITYEQLDKTVSQYSSLLLKLGVKGEERVLLSCPNSPEFIFSYLGVVKNGAIIVPVNLQLTMDEITYLVNDSGASFMIMHPTILQTIKHSKESLQELLNIKIIVLNQEFQRTISEISVEVVEDFTDENAVSTFLYTSGTTGKPKAAMLTHKNLVTNAEQSRIAFGGTVNDNYFCVLPMFHVFGFTVCVLNPLWSGATVTILEKFHPKEVIESLLNDEVTVFAGVPTMYVLLLEACKNTVTFPKLRLAISGGAALPVEVLRQAKDILKLPVVEGYGLTEASPVVSFNPLDGIQKAGSIGLPLSGVECKIVDDSDMELPAGDVGELITLGDNVMLGYFKKEKETEEALKNGWLYTGDLAKKDEDGYIYIVDRKKDLIIAGGLNVYPREVEEVIYQYSKVKEAAVVGITDKLRGESVKAFIVLKDNEECTSKEVLGYLKEHLAGYKIPRKIEFVSELPKNSSGKILKRMLKM
- a CDS encoding N-acetylmuramoyl-L-alanine amidase, whose protein sequence is MDKPTIVWKGSPNFSSSKGYRTLAIVNHIMSGTLTGTDAWFTNPESKVSSHFGVGENGAIHQYVELENVAWANFFGQYP